Genomic window (Juglans microcarpa x Juglans regia isolate MS1-56 chromosome 2S, Jm3101_v1.0, whole genome shotgun sequence):
ttaccactttgccttgTTTTGAACCAATtcagtgcaaagtggcaaagctatgatgttggagtttttcaatcgcgCGCTTCCTACAGTAACACCATGGCCTTATATGATGTATGATGGGAACTAAAGTGGacctagacttaaagatcctttgtaagtttcagataggccaattataagatcaagagctaagaagatcaaggaatcaatgcaaggattggtgcaatccacttgggacgagtctagtaAGTGCCGAATATTCAATATGgacttgagagaaggagatccagtgatcatccacgtgatacaagctatggaacagtgcaacataaattagggcctattattacgATTATGTGATTGATGGccatggacttgtttatttcattaaatgggcttagtttattagttataggaattagtctagaataattgggttggaggatgcttggcccacatatgtcttatttcttatgaactagaatttttgggaaggccttatattttggccaagggcttatttggaaagttactttttaggaactagggtttaaagaggtCCTGTAGCGAGTTCCTATAGCCGCAATACTGTAGCCGTGGCACTATTCActtaggggcatttttggaagatggagatttattttggctagggtttgattaggttttgctttaaatactctttgttgcctcatgttaagtagtttatgaaatttgatgaattttttcattatgagttgagtttatctcttcttgttcttgattgaacttttgaacttatcaaaggtaaatcataacctttgtggtgttcctcGTTGTAATCTatgttcttgagacgggttcttcaacggatctagattttaatatcatctaggttcttgaaaagATTTCTCTTTGGATCTAGATTCCcaatccattgacttgattttggctttcttgggtgagttctcaaattgattgtaggttcaagggattccattcccgcaggttcatatcatttggtattcagaacaaggtttccaatcaggtctgattttatcttttaatttttgtatctttaaatttaattttaggacttcattattctagggttgcaaaaaagaaaaacaaaaagtagaCTGCCGAAATTCGTAGGGTTTtcgggtttggctgaaatttgcatcacctagggtttcaaaattctagggtttcctgcatctctaagtttgtcaattgcttggagtgtcgttccattgattctcttctatttcattatCAATTCTTATGTggttgaattcaattgcttgattttcacaattgagtattgctatctgtgatttaattagagagaagaagagaaagggaaagaaaataaaataaaagaaaattcaaaaaaaagaagaaaaagaagataagagaaggtagcatattcaaaggttgctacatagttacaacaaagagaaggaaatacatttattgattgagctttatcatcaaaggtgctgaatacatctttctagttggtatcttgttttataattactctttccctcgtataaattccttgagtctcgtgtcattttattccttcattgtttcttgcatctatattactggttggaataatacaaggttgtattgtcttgattttagttcaactagttcttaaagaacttgagcgggaaaactattgaagtaaaaggcaagagagtgtgagactattatcgggaaaaagccaattaagagtgaaacacgagtggagtgccattattcgagtgtaaatacgtaagggagtgtgtgaggttttccactaacattctttttgtgcagcacattacgaTGTCTCGTAGGAGTTCACCAAAagggatggcagataactcatcctttgtattgcaagccatgcaacaacagtttgagcggttgaacttagtgatgggtgaagtgagggataggacgGATCATCAAAATGCgataattagaaatttaaaggGCAGGaaagataggaggcgacgtgagtctaatgttgaaaatgggtatgagaaagaagagtatggtgcttctcttgttactaggcatgcactcaatacacaaattaatatggatgatacagagcagcAGAGGGAGAACATTTTttatactagatgccacatcaacaataagttatgtagtatgatcattgatttgtgaagttgtattaatttggctagcactactttagttgagaaattgaatttacctaccttgaaacaccctagaccatacatgttgtagtggttgagtgattgtggggagattaggataaataagcaagtgctagtttctttttcaattgggaaataccaggatatgaTCCTTTGTGATTTAGTGCCTATGCATattggccatattttgttggggaaaccATGAGAgtttgataggaaggtgatccatgagaTGCCCTCAGatttcgcttgggatcggaaggacatccgaagcgtcgggacatgcaacacaaggttacctgccctcgttcatgacatataagatgcaatgttcctaacatgcatctagcattatgcaatattcgcagcagataattttttttttagcaatactatgcaccaaacttatgatatcccaaatacttaaaacataaaccatgcatacttaaaacatccacaattaccacacgggtctcagaagactgtaatctcaaaacaatgaaaacctggctccataattacattgccaaaatatactattgggctcgttcgttgagtaactcgcgtaactcgactaacgatgctggaatactatccaaagaccctatggaggctgcaagctctgtgttgcgtctgcggcgtctagtcaacctcctccagtctgctagtgtctgctccctgctctgatcttgacacatcgcctaccattcggggggaatggtagttgggactaccacggtgagatttgatttcaaatctcagcaaattaacaggaacttccacacagtttaatgatgcatgcatggtagtaaaagcatgaatgcataatcaaagtcataagtaagcatagcataacttgatatacaacatggcataaatgacataacttgaactgaaactgaaacttagcttgacatgatatggcatgtatgtgaacttaaaacataacatggactagcaacatagcatgaacgtgaacttcaacatagcatgaacgtgaatatacataattcgaacatgagcttgaacataacatgaacctgagcatgacataacataaatgtgaacttggaatataacatgaacgtgaacatgacataacatgaacatgaacttgaacataacttgacataaacatgaacttgaaatatattcctATCTCCTGTGGTTACCATGATtggcatgaacttgaaactcgacatgaacgtaaacttgaacataacatgacgtgaaacatgacttcaatatgaaatacatgaacttggaatcttattcaatgaacttaattaataaagtgaccatacgggtgctacacaaGTCCCCTTGAGCCTTGTGTCCCTACCGATTACCGCATCATAACataggtgtctataccagctgtgagtgcgttaatacgtactccacaattgttgtggccccacgtatcctacgtgtcacaattgatgtgtctcacatagtgtatgctccacagttgttgtatccccatacttcatgctccacaattgttgtggccccatgaattgtttgtgccacacttgctgtggacacacgtaaaataaagtttggctccatcggcattagtgcctagcgcgctccggtgaccagctaattaggccccattcgcaacctgttgactgtacttcgtcaacctagggaatttcacacctatttagacactccagcgtgaacaaaggagtttcactaggatattaccccatcctagcgcttagggtcttgattgacatgaataacttaacaagactgtttTCGAGATAtacaaactgtattcgagacgaaatgacatgaatatgaaaaaacagaagtcctgacgtagcgtaatGTGACGTGAACataagatgacatacatgacttactttgagacttacttgtaacagaaaatattttacaacatggcatacatgtaacagatattatTTCGTAAAATGgcaaaacatataataaacaatattccgtaacatggcataatatgtgacagtgaatattacgtgacatgaaatacatgtaacagatggcatacttaacttaacatgacaaacttgcaatgcatagcaatgtatagaaatacgtgacagaatatcttgtgtaacagatgaataattcgtgatagaataaattatgtgtaatagataaatatgtaatgacttggcatggaacatatgataacatgcatacatatgatAACATCAACAGTTTCCTCATACTACATAGGAGTGAATTTACTTCTGACGACAAGATAAATGACTCCTCTGATCTGCTCTTGCGGCTCAAAGCATCAGCTACCACATTGGCCTTTCCGGGGTGGTACTTGATGTTGCACTAATAATCGCTAATTAATTCCAACCATCTTCTCTGCCTCATATTAAGGTTCTTCTGCTCGAACATATACTGGAGGCTTTTGTGATCTGTGAAAACTTCACACTTTTCGCCATACAAgtagtgtctccaaatcttaagagcaaaaacCACTGCAGCTAATTCCAAATCGTGCGtaggataattctgctcatgaTTCTTCAGTTGACGTGAAGCATAAGCAACTACTTTCCCTTCTTGCATTAGCACACATCCGAGTCCAGCTTTACGTTCTTCTTAGTCAAGGCCGTCAGTGGTCCAGACAAACTAGAGAATCCTTCAACAAACCTCCGATAATAACCAGCCAGTCCTAAGAAACTTCGAAACTCATGCACACTGGTCGGTCTCTGCCAGTTCGTTACGGCTTCAATCTTGCTTAGGTCCACTGCTACTCCTCCACTAGAGATCACGTGACCTAAAAACTTCACTTCATCAAGCCAGAACTCACATTTGCTGAGGTTGGCATACAGCTTTTGGTCCTTGAGTATAGTCAAAGCCATAATTAGATGTTTTCTGTGCTCCTCCTCGCTCTTCGAATAAATTAGGATGTCATCAATGAATACGACAACAAAACTATCCAGATAAGGTCTGAATATTCTGTTCATCATGTCCATGAATGCAGCTGGAGCATTGGTtaacccaaaaggcattaccAAAAACTCGTAATGACCGTACCTTGTCCTAAAGGCAGTTTTCGGCACATCCTGTTCTTTAACCTTTAGCTGATGATAACCGGATCGCAGGTCGATCTTCGAAAACACTGatgctccttgcaattgatccaACAAATCGTCGATTCTGGGTAACGGATACTTATTCTTGATCGTCACCTTGTTCAGCTCTCTGTAGTCTATGCACATCCTCATATatccatctttcttcttcacgAATAGCACAGGTGCTCCCCACGGTGAGGAACTGGGTTGGATAAAACCCTTCTCTAAAAGTTCTTCCAACTGCACCTTGAGCTCCTTCAATTCGGCAGGGGCCATACGATACGGGGCCTTGTGAGTCGGAGTTGTTGCCTGTTCCAACTCTATCTTGAACTCAGTTTCTCTATCCGGTGGTAAACCAGGTAGCTCGTTGGCAAAAACTTCAGGGAAGTCTTCAACTACGGGTATCCCACGGATTTCTTCACTCCCGACTGTCTTCTCCACCATCATTAACAGAAAAGCTGAGGCTCCATCCTCAATACACTTCCTGGCTTGTAAAGCCGAAATCACTGATGGGGTGGCCTTAACTGATGCTCCCGCGTACCTAATTATGTCTTCACTTGGGGATTCAAACACCACTTCTCGCTTCCGACAGTCTATCTTAGCATAGTGCTTGAATAGCCAGTCCATACCCAAGATTAGGTCAAACTCCATTTGACCGAATACTAGTAGGTCAGCCTTCATCGTCCTCCCTTCTAGCTCTACAGGACAATCCTTAACTAAACGGGTACAAGCTACCGTATTCCCGTCAGGAATTAACACTACAACCCGTCGAGGTAAAAGCTCAGTTTGCAAACTACAAATCCGTGCAAAAGCTACAGACACAAAGGATTGCGATGCGCCCGAATCAAATAGTGCACAAGCTGTGAACCTTAACAGATTGACGCTACCTAATAAAATCTAACGCGattcaattaataattacattCCAACActcaagtaaaaaaataaaaaataaaagcataaagactttaaggaaaataccagtgatgacgccagcttcttcaacctctgaTGCGTCAGCATCGATATCACCTGGGGTTATAGCATACACGCGTGCTGGGATGTGGGGCCTTGGCTTGTGATCACCAGCTCCACTACCTTGTGCAGTGTTGGGACAATCTCTGATCAAATGTCCTGGTTTCCCGCAACGATAACAAACTCCATAACCACTGCGACATTCTCCAGGATGACGCTTTCCACACTTAGGGCATAACGGATAAGCAGTCGGTATATGTCCTCCTGTCACTATTCCCTTGCCTTTCGCTGGGCTGGAGAAAGACCTCTTCTTCTCGGCACTACCGCTTGCAGCAAATGGCATGGTCCTCTTTCATTCGGAATTGATCTGGATTGCTAGACCTCTCTGCTCAGCCTCTGCTATCGCGGCCACATTTACCAACTCTTGGTAATTCTCTATTCTTAGGCAAGCTACTTGACTACGGATCCTTGGTTGAAGTCCTGCTTGAAACTTCTGTGCCTGCATCCTTTGAGTAGCAATCAAGTGTGGTGCAAACCTTCCTAATGCCATGAACTTAGTAGCATATTGTTCTACGGTCAGATTGCCTTGAGTTAAACTCGCGAACTCCTGCGCCTTCAGCTGTTTGGCAGAATCCGGGAAGAATCTGTTGTCGAACtcttccttaaatctctcccatgaCAGTGTAGCGAGACTTCCTAGTTCCCTAACTAGGAGCTGCCTCCGTGTATCCCACCAtattccagcttctccttgGAATAGGTATCCAGCATATAGAACCTTCTGGTCCTCAGTACAACCACAGATCTCATATGTCCTTTCGAGATCCATAATCCATTTCTCGGCTTTCAATGGCTCTTCACTACCAGAAAAGTTTGGATACCGGTggatcaagaacttctcatacGGACAACCCCTGACTTCGGGTCTGGGTACGTGCGCTTGCTACTGTTGTTGTTGTCTAAGCACGTCGGCCAGCAGACGTACAGCTTCAGCTAATCCTCCATCCATTGGGGGATTCAGATTCTCTTGATTGATGCCTCCTTCTGGGTTCCGAGGTATTCTACCTTGAGTCATGCGTCACTTCCTAAAACACACGAGTA
Coding sequences:
- the LOC121253458 gene encoding uncharacterized protein LOC121253458, translated to MTQGRIPRNPEGGINQENLNPPMDGGLAEAVRLLADVLRQQQHEEPLKAEKWIMDLERTYEICGCTEDQKVLYAGYLFQGEAGIWWDTRRQLLVRELGSLATLSWERFKEEFDNRFFPDSAKQLKAQEFASLTQGNLTVEQYATKFMALGRFAPHLIATQRMQAQKFQAGLQPRIRSQVACLRIENYQELVNVAAIAEAEQRGLAIQINSE